A genomic stretch from Streptomyces venezuelae ATCC 10712 includes:
- a CDS encoding class II aldolase/adducin family protein: MSTVPPALAAAVGPLPDGAVLPLPPTFDSVEEERRYRKEQLAAGFRIFGRFGFSEGVAGHITVRDPGDPNAFWVNPFGMSFGQIKASDLILVDHEGTVLEGRRPVNRAAFVIHSRVHAARPDAVAAAHSHSLHGKAFSSLGIPLDPITQDACAFFEDHGIYDDYRGVVNETEEGERVAKALGDHKAVILKNHGLLTVGHSVAEAVWWFVTMERSCQAQLLAMAAGTPQHIDRETALLTRGQIGGHLAGWFQARPLWDQITASDPDLFD, encoded by the coding sequence ATGAGCACCGTGCCGCCCGCGCTCGCCGCCGCCGTCGGACCGTTGCCCGACGGGGCCGTACTGCCGCTGCCCCCCACCTTCGACTCGGTCGAGGAGGAGCGCCGGTACCGCAAGGAGCAACTCGCCGCCGGGTTCCGGATCTTCGGACGGTTCGGGTTCTCCGAGGGGGTCGCCGGGCACATCACGGTCCGCGACCCCGGCGACCCGAACGCCTTCTGGGTCAACCCCTTCGGCATGAGCTTCGGCCAGATCAAGGCCTCCGACCTGATCCTGGTGGACCACGAGGGCACGGTCCTGGAGGGGCGCAGGCCGGTGAACCGGGCCGCGTTCGTCATCCACTCGCGCGTCCACGCCGCCCGCCCCGACGCCGTCGCCGCCGCGCACTCGCACTCCCTGCACGGCAAGGCGTTCTCCAGCCTGGGCATCCCGCTGGACCCGATCACCCAGGACGCCTGCGCGTTCTTCGAGGACCACGGGATCTACGACGACTACCGGGGCGTGGTCAACGAGACCGAGGAGGGCGAGCGGGTCGCCAAGGCGCTGGGCGACCACAAGGCGGTCATCCTCAAGAACCACGGGCTGCTCACGGTCGGCCACTCGGTCGCCGAGGCCGTCTGGTGGTTCGTCACCATGGAACGCTCCTGCCAGGCACAGCTCCTCGCGATGGCCGCGGGCACCCCGCAGCACATCGACCGGGAGACGGCCCTGCTCACGCGCGGGCAGATCGGCGGCCACCTCGCCGGCTGGTTCCAGGCGCGGCCGCTGTGGGATCAGATCACGGCGTCCGACCCGGACCTCTTCGACTGA
- a CDS encoding streptophobe family protein, protein MVSVSSRLPTSTRPAATPTGLLIRVAVQALAAVVAGYVAMGVTAGLGLWAAGAADLPGGFTAVLAAVVVMAVGGKVELAGDAGSLAGTQAELTAMPLTVTLVGALVTGFCFLRPLRHHAVTSSRELLARAGGTVVLWLAALAGLSALARHDFRITIGGGEDQGSLTDIFGELLDAVNPTVGFRTDVGPTLFYGLLWILGVIVVALLVSRSTPLPARLVRYQEPVRPAAHAMLLLLLAYVAVGLVIGVVVAATKGHAAETLAVLLLGLPNITWLALGVGIGGSWEGVAEGPFGLPMPQVLDAVLRQGDGTGDTPDLSTIDLGSLAAQDGRAWWLLPIAAVLVLAAAFAAAVRSPARTRLWQHALRLGVAFALTMLVVTPITLVEAHFGLSVLGIGELESLGGQVILRPHIWATAGLALVWGLFFGFLGGLLASRVHRKGEIEQPKRPPAPEGPRSER, encoded by the coding sequence GTGGTCAGCGTGAGCAGTCGGCTCCCCACCTCCACACGGCCCGCCGCGACCCCCACCGGGCTCCTCATCCGCGTCGCCGTGCAGGCCCTGGCCGCGGTGGTCGCCGGATACGTCGCGATGGGCGTCACGGCGGGCCTCGGCCTCTGGGCCGCGGGCGCCGCCGACCTGCCCGGCGGCTTCACCGCCGTCCTCGCCGCCGTCGTCGTCATGGCCGTCGGCGGCAAGGTCGAACTCGCCGGCGACGCCGGATCCCTCGCCGGAACCCAGGCCGAACTGACCGCCATGCCCCTCACCGTCACCCTGGTGGGCGCACTGGTCACCGGCTTCTGCTTCCTGCGCCCCCTGCGCCACCACGCCGTGACCAGCTCCCGCGAACTCCTCGCGCGCGCCGGAGGGACCGTCGTCCTGTGGCTCGCCGCCCTCGCGGGCCTCTCGGCGCTCGCCCGCCACGACTTCCGCATCACCATCGGCGGCGGCGAGGACCAGGGATCGCTCACCGACATCTTCGGCGAGCTCCTCGACGCCGTGAACCCCACCGTCGGCTTCCGCACCGACGTCGGCCCCACGCTGTTCTACGGGCTCCTGTGGATCCTCGGCGTCATCGTCGTCGCGCTCCTCGTCTCCCGCAGCACCCCGCTGCCGGCCCGGCTGGTCCGCTACCAGGAACCCGTCCGGCCCGCCGCCCACGCGATGCTCCTCCTGCTCCTCGCGTACGTCGCCGTGGGCCTGGTCATCGGCGTGGTCGTGGCCGCGACCAAGGGCCACGCCGCCGAAACACTCGCCGTCCTCCTCCTCGGCCTGCCCAACATCACCTGGCTGGCCCTCGGTGTCGGCATCGGCGGCTCCTGGGAGGGCGTCGCCGAAGGGCCCTTCGGGCTGCCCATGCCGCAGGTCCTCGACGCCGTTCTGCGCCAGGGCGACGGCACCGGCGACACCCCGGACCTCTCCACCATCGACCTGGGCTCGCTCGCCGCCCAGGACGGACGGGCCTGGTGGCTGCTGCCCATCGCCGCCGTCCTGGTCCTCGCCGCGGCGTTCGCGGCGGCGGTCCGCTCCCCGGCCAGGACCCGGCTCTGGCAGCACGCCCTGCGCCTGGGGGTCGCGTTCGCGCTGACCATGCTGGTCGTCACCCCGATCACCCTGGTCGAGGCCCACTTCGGCCTCTCCGTCCTGGGCATCGGAGAGCTCGAATCACTCGGCGGCCAGGTGATCCTGCGCCCCCACATCTGGGCCACGGCCGGCCTCGCCCTCGTCTGGGGCCTCTTCTTCGGCTTCCTCGGCGGCCTGCTCGCCTCCCGCGTCCACCGCAAGGGCGAGATCGAGCAACCGAAGCGCCCGCCGGCCCCGGAGGGACCACGATCCGAGCGGTGA
- a CDS encoding TetR/AcrR family transcriptional regulator: protein MPKGVTRRRPRTRAALLKAALETFAEHGFHATTIEQICERAGYTRGAYYSNFASKEELFLALFDEHSDRTVRRLAEAIDALTAEEYTLTRLAELAARVEPDERDWYLVTTEFTLHAIRDPQAAWVLARHDERLRAEIARGLTLVLRRAGRELTVDADRFARLLIALREGGLAQSYVEPAELPPGSLERQFLAPLLEASTREVPAEGDTPPAGRG, encoded by the coding sequence GTGCCGAAAGGTGTCACCAGGCGCCGGCCGCGTACCCGCGCGGCGCTCCTGAAGGCCGCCCTGGAGACCTTCGCCGAGCACGGCTTCCACGCCACCACGATCGAGCAGATCTGCGAGCGCGCCGGATACACGCGGGGCGCGTACTACTCGAACTTCGCCAGCAAGGAAGAACTCTTCCTCGCCCTCTTCGACGAGCACAGCGACCGCACCGTACGGCGCCTCGCCGAGGCGATCGACGCGCTGACCGCCGAGGAGTACACCCTGACCCGGCTCGCGGAGCTCGCCGCCCGCGTGGAACCGGACGAGCGGGACTGGTACCTGGTCACCACCGAGTTCACCCTGCACGCGATCCGCGACCCGCAGGCCGCGTGGGTGCTCGCCCGCCACGACGAGCGGCTGCGGGCCGAGATCGCCCGCGGCCTGACGCTCGTGCTGCGCCGGGCCGGGCGCGAACTGACCGTGGACGCCGACCGGTTCGCGCGGCTCCTGATCGCCCTGCGCGAGGGCGGACTCGCGCAGAGCTATGTGGAACCGGCGGAACTGCCGCCCGGCAGCCTGGAACGGCAGTTCCTCGCCCCGCTCCTGGAGGCGTCGACCCGGGAGGTCCCGGCCGAGGGCGACACGCCCCCGGCCGGCCGCGGGTGA
- a CDS encoding NADP-dependent succinic semialdehyde dehydrogenase encodes MGIATVNPATGETLRVYEAHGPEEVERRIAAAHEAYRQYRTTSFAERARLMRAAATLLDEDTEDIARTMTVEMGKPIAAARAEAGKCAKTMRWYARNAEELLADEHPAESDVQDSGADVARVHYRPLGPILAVMPWNFPLWQVIRFAAPALMAGNTGLLKHASNVPRTALYLGDLFRRAGFPEGCFQALLIGSRDVERVLRDPRVVAATLTGSEPAGRAVASVAGDEVKKTVLELGGSDPFIVMPSADIVGAVKTAVTARVQNNGQSCIAAKRFIVHQDVYDDFSERFTAAMNALTVGDPLDESTDVGPLATEQGRTDIEALVDDAVRRGATALCGGRRPEEPALRDGWYYRPTVLTGITPEMRIHHEEAFGPVATVYPVRDIEEAVAVANDSPFGLSSSVWTRSPEDVAFFVRDLEAGGVFVNGMTASHPALPFGGIKRSGYGRELSGHGIREFCNATTVWQRT; translated from the coding sequence ATGGGCATCGCCACCGTGAACCCCGCGACCGGCGAGACGCTGCGGGTGTACGAGGCACACGGTCCCGAGGAGGTGGAGCGGCGGATCGCCGCCGCCCACGAGGCGTACCGCCAGTACCGCACCACCTCCTTCGCCGAGCGCGCCCGCCTCATGCGGGCCGCCGCGACGCTCCTCGACGAGGACACCGAGGACATCGCCCGCACCATGACCGTCGAGATGGGCAAGCCCATCGCCGCCGCCCGCGCCGAGGCCGGCAAGTGCGCCAAGACCATGCGCTGGTACGCCCGGAACGCCGAGGAGCTCCTCGCCGACGAGCACCCGGCGGAGAGCGACGTCCAGGACTCCGGCGCGGACGTGGCCCGCGTCCACTACCGGCCGCTCGGCCCGATCCTCGCCGTCATGCCCTGGAACTTCCCGCTCTGGCAGGTGATCCGGTTCGCCGCGCCGGCGCTCATGGCGGGCAACACGGGACTGCTCAAGCACGCCTCCAACGTGCCGAGGACCGCGCTCTACCTCGGCGACCTGTTCCGTCGCGCCGGCTTCCCCGAGGGCTGTTTCCAGGCCCTCCTCATCGGGTCGCGTGACGTCGAGCGGGTGCTGCGGGACCCCAGGGTCGTCGCCGCCACCCTCACCGGCAGCGAACCGGCGGGCCGGGCCGTCGCCTCCGTCGCGGGCGACGAGGTGAAGAAGACCGTCCTGGAGCTCGGCGGCAGCGACCCGTTCATCGTGATGCCGTCCGCCGACATCGTCGGCGCGGTCAAGACCGCCGTCACCGCCCGCGTACAGAACAACGGGCAGTCCTGCATCGCCGCCAAGCGGTTCATCGTCCACCAGGACGTGTACGACGACTTCTCGGAGCGGTTCACGGCGGCCATGAACGCCCTCACCGTCGGCGACCCTCTCGACGAGTCCACCGACGTGGGCCCGCTCGCCACCGAGCAGGGCAGGACCGACATCGAGGCGCTGGTCGACGACGCGGTGCGCCGGGGCGCCACCGCCCTGTGCGGCGGCCGCCGCCCCGAGGAGCCGGCGCTCCGCGACGGCTGGTACTACCGGCCCACGGTCCTCACCGGGATCACCCCGGAGATGCGGATCCACCACGAGGAGGCGTTCGGGCCGGTCGCCACCGTCTATCCGGTCCGCGACATCGAGGAGGCCGTGGCCGTCGCCAACGACTCCCCGTTCGGGCTCAGTTCCAGCGTGTGGACCCGCTCCCCCGAGGACGTCGCCTTCTTCGTGCGGGACCTGGAGGCCGGAGGCGTCTTCGTCAACGGCATGACGGCCTCGCACCCGGCGCTGCCCTTCGGCGGGATCAAACGTTCCGGCTACGGCCGTGAACTCTCCGGCCACGGCATCCGCGAGTTCTGCAACGCGACCACGGTCTGGCAGCGCACCTGA
- a CDS encoding FHA domain-containing protein, translating to MGERPVAPAAPDLVLEIDGDATRMIPSRVYRIGRDPDGDIVLTDARVSWHHAVLRAADGRWTLADEGSTNGTYADGLRVAGRREVGAGTVVRFGHRDEGPRAVLSAWAGAAAGAAPDAVRQPIAPPEPPAEAVREPVVTPDPASDAVREPITPPEPPPDAVREPITPPEPPAEAVREPIAPPEPPAEAVRDPLAVPEPAAPESAPGPVVVPETPPAPQPPPESPAPESPAPSGRAGPLRPASVSYPAATGTFRQPTSVRPLPAHSIRIGRAPDNDVVVPDLVVSRRHAELRAHPDGTYWIHDLGSHNGTFLNGSPVVDARVTPADIVGVGHCAFCLIGGQLVEFTDTGEVSLDVQSLAVTVDHGRKTLLDEVSFPVGQKCLLGVVGPSGAGKSTLLGALTGQRPADRGSVLYDGRDLYRDYAELRQRIGLVPQDDILHLQLTVRRALGYAAELRFPEDTVPAERRARVDEVIRELGLVERAEQPIHSLSGGQRKRVSVALELLTKPSLLFLDEPTSGLDPGMDRSVMHMLRGLADDGRTVVVVTHSVLSLDVCDRLLVLAPGGRVAYYGPPGDSLGFFGFDQWPEAFEAFENDRGRDWAGQYRSSRFHRRYIAEATARPDVPVPGAAPPLREPAPPPKAQSWGSQLRTLVRRYAAALAADRTFLAIMIALPFVMGAMARALSEGSLNPESTLNVLLILCVGGVLTGAANAVRELVKERTIYRRERAVGLSRSAYLASKVVVLGLITVVQAVVLTLVALIGVPLNVPGGKGVLMPALVEITLAVALLAFTAMMLGLLVSALVRKEEVTMPLLVLLAIVQVVFCGALLTVRGTPVLEQLAWLVPSRWAFAAMGATIDIGKVAPSDKTADPLMDHTAGAWLFDMGMMVVLCLVLGLVVARLLRRHEPVVMRR from the coding sequence ATGGGAGAGCGGCCCGTCGCGCCCGCGGCGCCCGATCTGGTCCTCGAGATCGACGGGGACGCGACGCGCATGATCCCGAGCCGCGTCTATCGCATCGGGCGCGACCCGGACGGCGACATCGTGCTGACGGACGCGCGCGTGTCCTGGCACCACGCGGTGCTCAGGGCCGCCGACGGCCGCTGGACCCTCGCGGACGAGGGCAGCACCAACGGCACCTACGCGGACGGCCTGCGGGTGGCCGGGCGGCGGGAGGTGGGCGCCGGGACGGTCGTACGGTTCGGGCATCGGGACGAGGGCCCGCGCGCGGTCCTCTCGGCGTGGGCGGGGGCGGCGGCTGGTGCGGCGCCCGACGCCGTACGGCAGCCGATCGCCCCGCCGGAACCTCCCGCCGAGGCCGTACGCGAGCCGGTCGTCACCCCGGACCCGGCGTCCGACGCCGTACGGGAGCCGATCACCCCGCCGGAGCCTCCCCCCGACGCCGTACGGGAGCCGATCACCCCGCCCGAGCCTCCCGCCGAGGCCGTACGCGAGCCGATCGCCCCGCCCGAGCCTCCCGCCGAGGCCGTACGCGATCCCCTGGCCGTGCCGGAACCCGCCGCACCGGAATCCGCGCCCGGGCCCGTCGTCGTACCGGAGACCCCGCCCGCCCCGCAGCCCCCACCCGAGTCCCCGGCCCCCGAGTCCCCGGCGCCCTCCGGGCGCGCCGGTCCGCTTCGGCCGGCATCCGTCTCGTATCCCGCCGCCACCGGGACCTTCCGGCAGCCGACGTCCGTGCGGCCGCTGCCCGCGCACAGCATCCGGATCGGCCGGGCGCCGGACAACGACGTCGTCGTTCCCGATCTCGTGGTGTCCCGGCGCCATGCCGAGCTCCGCGCCCACCCCGACGGCACCTACTGGATCCATGACCTCGGCAGTCACAACGGCACCTTCCTCAACGGCAGCCCCGTCGTCGACGCGCGGGTGACGCCGGCCGACATCGTCGGTGTCGGCCACTGCGCGTTCTGCCTGATCGGTGGGCAGCTCGTCGAGTTCACCGACACCGGTGAGGTCTCCCTCGACGTCCAGTCGCTCGCCGTCACCGTCGACCACGGGCGCAAGACGCTCCTCGACGAGGTGTCGTTCCCCGTGGGGCAGAAGTGCCTGCTCGGGGTCGTCGGACCGTCCGGGGCCGGGAAGTCGACGCTCCTGGGCGCGCTGACCGGCCAGCGCCCCGCCGACCGGGGCTCGGTGCTCTACGACGGCCGTGACCTCTACCGCGACTACGCCGAGCTGCGGCAGCGCATCGGGCTCGTCCCTCAGGACGACATCCTGCACCTCCAGCTCACCGTGCGCCGCGCCCTCGGGTACGCCGCCGAGCTGCGCTTCCCCGAGGACACCGTGCCGGCCGAGCGGCGGGCCCGGGTGGACGAGGTGATCCGGGAGCTGGGCCTCGTGGAACGCGCGGAGCAGCCGATCCACAGCCTCTCCGGTGGCCAGCGCAAGCGGGTGAGCGTCGCCCTCGAACTGCTCACCAAGCCGTCGCTGCTCTTCCTCGACGAGCCGACCTCCGGCCTCGACCCGGGCATGGACCGGTCGGTGATGCACATGCTGCGCGGGCTCGCGGACGACGGGCGGACGGTCGTCGTGGTGACGCACAGCGTGCTCAGTCTGGACGTGTGCGACCGGCTGCTCGTGCTCGCGCCGGGCGGCCGCGTCGCCTACTACGGCCCGCCCGGGGACTCCCTCGGGTTCTTCGGCTTCGACCAGTGGCCGGAGGCCTTCGAGGCCTTCGAGAACGACCGGGGCCGCGACTGGGCCGGCCAGTACCGTTCGTCCCGCTTCCACCGCCGCTACATCGCGGAGGCGACGGCCCGCCCGGACGTCCCCGTCCCGGGGGCCGCCCCGCCGCTCCGGGAGCCCGCCCCGCCGCCGAAGGCCCAGAGCTGGGGCTCGCAGCTGCGGACCCTGGTCCGCCGGTACGCGGCCGCGCTCGCCGCCGACCGCACCTTCCTCGCCATCATGATCGCGCTGCCGTTCGTGATGGGCGCGATGGCTCGGGCGCTGTCCGAGGGCAGCCTCAACCCCGAGTCGACCCTGAACGTGCTGCTCATTCTCTGTGTGGGCGGAGTGCTCACGGGCGCGGCGAACGCCGTGCGCGAGCTGGTCAAGGAGCGCACGATCTACCGGCGCGAGAGAGCCGTCGGCCTGTCCCGTTCGGCGTATCTCGCCTCCAAGGTGGTGGTCCTCGGTCTGATCACGGTCGTGCAGGCGGTCGTGCTGACCCTGGTGGCCCTGATCGGCGTCCCGTTGAACGTGCCCGGCGGCAAGGGCGTCCTCATGCCCGCGCTGGTGGAGATCACGCTCGCGGTCGCGCTCCTCGCCTTCACCGCGATGATGCTCGGGCTCCTCGTCTCGGCCCTCGTCCGCAAGGAGGAGGTGACGATGCCGCTGCTCGTCCTGCTGGCCATCGTGCAAGTGGTGTTCTGCGGGGCGCTCCTGACCGTGCGGGGCACGCCGGTCCTGGAGCAGCTGGCCTGGCTGGTGCCCTCGCGGTGGGCGTTCGCGGCGATGGGGGCGACGATCGACATCGGGAAGGTCGCGCCGAGCGACAAGACGGCGGATCCGCTGATGGATCACACGGCGGGGGCCTGGTTGTTCGACATGGGCATGATGGTGGTGCTCTGTCTCGTCCTCGGCCTGGTCGTGGCGCGGCTGCTGCGCCGCCACGAGCCGGTCGTGATGCGGAGGTAG
- a CDS encoding serine/threonine-protein kinase, which produces MAGGPGDDPELPAGRPSGLIGKEIAGYRVEGEIGRGGMAVVYRALDLRLDRTVALKLLAPELARNDTFRKRFAHESRVAASIDHPHIVPVFEAGETEGVLYIAMRYVAGQDLVALLDREGPLPPVKAGRIAVQVASALDAAHAHDLVHRDVKPGNILVAEGTDRDHPEHVYLTDFGLTKKSLSLTGFTTVGEFVGTLDYVAPEQISGKPVDGRCDVYSLACVVFETLVGAPPFRRDTDWAVLWAQQYDPPPPLSEVRPGLPDAADAVFAKALAKSPEERYGTCLEFVAALRAALTGGGAGPDVPRGPEPLGPPRDPPSWARPVFRVL; this is translated from the coding sequence ATGGCCGGCGGCCCGGGCGACGACCCGGAGCTCCCGGCGGGCCGGCCCTCGGGGCTCATCGGGAAGGAGATCGCGGGCTACCGCGTGGAGGGCGAGATCGGGCGCGGCGGCATGGCGGTGGTGTACCGGGCGCTCGACCTCCGGCTCGACCGCACGGTGGCGCTCAAGCTGCTCGCCCCCGAGCTGGCCCGCAACGACACCTTCCGCAAGCGGTTCGCGCACGAGTCCCGGGTCGCCGCGTCGATCGACCACCCCCACATCGTGCCGGTCTTCGAGGCGGGCGAGACGGAGGGGGTGCTGTACATCGCGATGCGGTACGTGGCGGGGCAGGACCTGGTCGCGCTGCTCGACCGCGAGGGGCCGCTGCCGCCGGTGAAGGCCGGGCGGATCGCCGTGCAGGTGGCTTCGGCCCTGGACGCGGCGCACGCGCACGACCTGGTGCACCGGGACGTGAAGCCCGGCAACATCCTGGTGGCGGAGGGCACCGACCGGGACCATCCGGAGCACGTCTATCTCACGGACTTCGGCCTGACGAAGAAGTCGCTGTCGCTGACGGGTTTCACGACGGTGGGCGAGTTCGTCGGGACGCTGGACTACGTGGCGCCCGAGCAGATCTCGGGGAAGCCGGTGGACGGCCGGTGCGACGTGTACAGCCTGGCGTGCGTGGTGTTCGAGACGCTGGTGGGGGCGCCGCCGTTCCGCCGTGACACCGACTGGGCGGTGCTGTGGGCGCAGCAGTACGATCCCCCGCCGCCGCTCTCGGAGGTCCGGCCGGGGCTGCCGGACGCGGCGGACGCGGTGTTCGCGAAGGCGCTGGCGAAGTCGCCGGAGGAGCGGTACGGGACCTGTCTGGAGTTCGTCGCCGCGTTGCGCGCGGCCCTGACGGGCGGCGGCGCCGGTCCGGACGTGCCACGGGGCCCGGAGCCGCTGGGGCCGCCCCGGGACCCGCCCTCGTGGGCGCGGCCGGTGTTCCGCGTGCTGTAG
- a CDS encoding ThuA domain-containing protein: MPTADVLIYTRTAGYRHDSIPDGATALTELARDLGRAAEVTEDPGVFTPGRLAGCAAVVLLSTTGNVLTPEGRSAFEAYLRGGGALLAVHAAANAEPDWPFYGELLGTRFDGHPEIQPGVVLVDGHDHPATAPLPARWAWTDEWYNFTSDPRGTDRLGTGAPGASESGVRVLARADESTYRGGTHGDDHPLVWCREIDRGRMFFTALGHASETYRDPAFRAHLSGALSWLTS; encoded by the coding sequence GTGCCCACCGCCGACGTCCTGATCTACACCCGCACCGCGGGCTACCGCCACGACTCGATCCCGGACGGCGCCACCGCGCTCACGGAACTGGCCCGCGACCTCGGGCGGGCGGCGGAGGTCACCGAGGACCCGGGCGTCTTCACCCCCGGCCGCCTCGCCGGGTGCGCGGCGGTCGTCCTGCTGTCCACCACGGGGAACGTCCTGACCCCCGAGGGGCGCAGCGCCTTCGAGGCCTACCTGAGGGGCGGGGGAGCCCTCCTCGCGGTCCACGCGGCGGCCAACGCCGAGCCGGACTGGCCCTTCTACGGGGAGCTGCTCGGCACCCGCTTCGACGGCCACCCCGAGATCCAGCCGGGCGTCGTCCTCGTCGACGGCCACGACCACCCGGCGACCGCCCCGCTCCCGGCCCGCTGGGCCTGGACCGACGAGTGGTACAACTTCACGTCCGACCCGCGCGGGACCGACCGGCTTGGTACCGGCGCGCCGGGGGCCTCCGAGTCCGGCGTACGGGTGCTCGCCCGGGCCGACGAGTCCACCTACCGGGGCGGCACCCACGGCGACGACCACCCCCTCGTCTGGTGCCGGGAGATCGATCGGGGCCGCATGTTCTTCACCGCCCTGGGCCACGCCTCGGAGACGTACCGCGACCCCGCCTTCCGCGCCCATCTCTCGGGCGCCCTGAGCTGGCTCACCTCTTAG
- a CDS encoding DUF3626 domain-containing protein: protein MTEIDTHARAAHPDVHAHAARALAHVAARSAGEPLDPSLRVTLNFHPHFLHLLAEEGVYRSQFVTGTSNGGLTARPGGDRWRWESRIFGGAYDEAPADARPVYGALDFRRRPFGAAPRFGSAHLRLTAAALDRSTFCYPDSFLEPADFGVASRMGLVALAEADEQDLLDDYVEAQIHGPVLIGRDVEALVLDPSHRGTEVEAAARRLPCPVEWHGGFRLSVAELRRHPEFRGPEYVELGARIAVDGWLDPRIVQEAAGSGAYDPQDVKRVWHYLARFGAPAA, encoded by the coding sequence ATGACGGAGATCGACACCCACGCCCGAGCGGCGCACCCCGACGTCCACGCCCACGCGGCCCGGGCCCTCGCACATGTGGCGGCCCGGTCCGCCGGCGAGCCGCTCGATCCGTCCCTGCGGGTCACCCTCAACTTCCACCCGCACTTCCTGCACCTCCTGGCGGAGGAGGGGGTCTACCGCTCCCAGTTCGTCACCGGCACCAGCAACGGCGGCCTCACCGCGCGCCCGGGCGGGGACCGCTGGCGCTGGGAGAGCCGCATCTTCGGCGGGGCCTACGACGAGGCGCCCGCGGACGCGCGCCCGGTCTACGGCGCCCTCGACTTCCGGCGCCGTCCCTTCGGCGCCGCTCCCCGTTTCGGCTCCGCCCATCTGCGGCTGACGGCCGCCGCCCTCGACCGGTCGACCTTCTGCTACCCGGACAGCTTCCTGGAACCGGCCGACTTCGGCGTCGCCTCCCGGATGGGCCTGGTCGCGCTCGCCGAGGCCGACGAGCAGGACCTGCTCGACGACTACGTCGAGGCGCAGATCCACGGTCCGGTGCTGATCGGCCGTGACGTGGAGGCGCTGGTCCTCGATCCCAGCCACCGGGGCACGGAGGTGGAGGCGGCCGCCCGGCGGCTGCCGTGCCCCGTCGAGTGGCACGGCGGCTTCCGCCTCTCGGTGGCGGAACTGCGGCGGCATCCGGAGTTCCGGGGGCCGGAGTACGTGGAGCTGGGCGCCCGGATCGCCGTCGACGGGTGGCTCGACCCCCGGATCGTGCAGGAGGCGGCGGGCTCGGGGGCGTACGACCCGCAGGACGTGAAGCGGGTGTGGCACTACCTGGCCAGGTTCGGGGCGCCGGCCGCCTGA